One genomic segment of Nocardioides cavernaquae includes these proteins:
- a CDS encoding tyrosine-type recombinase/integrase, whose product MSRPRIPIGGYGEVAFIQRGSGKVEARTRFRDWDGQTRLVQATASSKAAAEVALKKRLTQRNAFQPVDTTLTPDSPFTALVDYWLADLDLEGRIAPATRFGYERDMHRLVLPAFRGYALREIGVARCDALLKQLGKESYARSKRAKTVLRLAFGLAVRHEVIHRNPIDGVARLYKPKRTPTALTATEVNAIRAVIKAWEQTRGTSGPNPDGQLGQIVEVMLGTSARIGEVLAIRRRDLDLTTTPATLRICGTVISERGVGTYRQEHPKTDRSNRVIALPTFTAEALRRRLAIMADRSLDALVFRSREATPLSTANVRRQLRKVLGDAGIEGVSPHMFRRTVATVINEQASLNLASELLGHTDPKVTIEHYIQRNEHVNPLTAELLDQAFARPDDE is encoded by the coding sequence ATGAGTAGGCCACGCATCCCGATCGGCGGCTACGGCGAGGTCGCCTTCATCCAGCGCGGCTCAGGGAAGGTCGAGGCGCGCACCCGCTTCCGCGACTGGGACGGACAGACCCGACTGGTCCAGGCGACCGCGTCGTCGAAGGCGGCGGCCGAGGTCGCGCTGAAGAAGAGACTCACCCAGCGCAACGCCTTCCAGCCCGTCGACACGACGCTGACCCCGGACAGCCCGTTCACGGCGTTGGTCGACTACTGGTTGGCGGACCTCGACCTGGAGGGACGGATCGCGCCGGCAACCCGGTTCGGCTACGAGCGCGACATGCACCGGCTCGTGCTTCCGGCGTTCCGCGGCTACGCGCTGCGTGAGATCGGTGTCGCTCGCTGCGACGCGCTGCTCAAGCAGCTCGGCAAGGAGTCCTACGCACGCTCCAAGCGGGCGAAGACCGTGCTGCGCCTGGCCTTCGGGCTCGCGGTCCGGCACGAGGTGATTCACCGGAACCCGATCGACGGGGTGGCGCGCCTGTACAAGCCGAAGCGCACACCGACCGCGCTGACCGCGACCGAGGTGAACGCGATCCGCGCCGTCATCAAGGCCTGGGAGCAGACGCGGGGGACATCCGGGCCGAACCCGGACGGCCAGCTCGGCCAGATCGTCGAGGTAATGCTCGGCACCTCCGCACGGATCGGCGAAGTCCTCGCCATCCGCCGCCGCGACCTGGACCTGACCACGACGCCGGCCACACTGCGGATCTGCGGCACCGTGATCTCCGAGCGGGGTGTCGGCACCTACCGCCAGGAGCACCCGAAGACCGACCGCTCCAACCGGGTCATCGCCTTGCCGACCTTCACCGCCGAAGCACTCCGCCGGCGCCTGGCGATCATGGCGGACCGCTCGCTCGACGCACTCGTGTTCCGCAGCCGTGAAGCGACTCCACTCTCCACGGCCAACGTCCGCCGCCAGCTGCGGAAGGTCCTCGGTGACGCGGGCATCGAAGGCGTCAGCCCGCACATGTTCCGCCGCACGGTCGCGACGGTGATCAACGAGCAGGCCAGTCTGAACCTTGCCTCCGAGCTACTTGGCCACACCGACCCCAAGGTGACGATCGAGCACTACATCCAGCGGAACGAGCACGTGAACCCGCTGACTGCCGAGCTCCTCGACCAGGCCTTCGCCCGGCCTGATGACGAGTAA
- a CDS encoding MCE family protein: MALSKLLTPRRLAIGLVLALVLASVLALRSPSGTEVTARFDSASGLYKGDDVRVLGVKVGTVTSVDAHDGGVDVRFQVEGDQKVPADVRAAIVAPSLVSGRFVQLAPVWTSGPTLEDGAEIPVDRTAVPISFDEVKKELIDLTTALGPESGKQGSLNEAITTIEANLADGNSGELRASVAALHDAAAALSSGRTNLFDTVHNLNQFTRNLAVHDAAVGGFTTQLDNVATVLRDNRTQVTGAVRDLRVALRASAGVLGKNQAQLTRALNGTTELTGTVASRADELAGVLHVAPHSLMGLYNIVDRQAITGRAVLANVDSLAALLCSAVLGAGGTAETCRAAILPLVNLLGLEKAGEALPGGVGAALTGGSGAAAPGVDQLVNGLLGQVGGLL; this comes from the coding sequence ATGGCCCTCTCGAAGCTCCTGACCCCCCGACGCCTCGCGATCGGGCTGGTCCTCGCCCTCGTGCTCGCCTCCGTGCTCGCGCTCCGCTCGCCGTCGGGCACCGAGGTGACCGCCCGCTTCGACTCCGCATCGGGCCTCTACAAGGGCGATGACGTCCGGGTGCTCGGCGTGAAGGTCGGCACCGTGACCTCCGTGGACGCGCACGACGGGGGAGTCGATGTCCGTTTCCAGGTCGAGGGTGACCAGAAGGTGCCGGCTGACGTGCGCGCCGCGATCGTGGCACCGAGCCTGGTCAGCGGCCGGTTCGTCCAGCTGGCGCCCGTGTGGACGAGTGGCCCGACACTGGAGGACGGCGCCGAGATCCCGGTCGACCGCACGGCGGTCCCGATCTCCTTCGACGAGGTGAAGAAGGAGCTCATCGACCTGACCACGGCCCTCGGGCCCGAGTCGGGCAAGCAGGGCTCCCTCAACGAGGCGATCACCACGATCGAGGCCAACCTGGCCGACGGCAACAGCGGGGAGCTGCGCGCCTCGGTGGCAGCGCTGCACGACGCCGCTGCTGCGCTCTCGTCCGGTCGCACGAACCTCTTCGACACCGTGCACAACCTGAACCAGTTCACCCGCAACCTCGCGGTGCACGACGCGGCGGTCGGGGGCTTCACCACCCAGCTCGACAACGTGGCAACGGTGCTGCGCGACAACCGCACGCAGGTGACCGGTGCGGTGCGTGACCTGCGCGTCGCGCTCCGGGCCTCTGCCGGTGTGCTCGGCAAGAACCAGGCCCAGCTCACCCGCGCGCTGAACGGCACGACGGAGCTGACCGGCACCGTCGCCTCCCGCGCCGACGAGCTCGCCGGCGTCCTCCACGTGGCACCGCACTCGCTGATGGGCCTCTACAACATCGTCGACCGCCAGGCCATCACCGGCCGGGCCGTGCTCGCCAACGTCGACAGCCTTGCCGCGCTGCTCTGCTCGGCCGTCCTCGGTGCCGGGGGCACTGCCGAGACCTGCCGCGCGGCGATCCTGCCGCTGGTCAACCTGCTCGGCCTCGAGAAGGCGGGGGAGGCTCTTCCCGGTGGGGTGGGCGCGGCGTTGACCGGTGGCTCCGGCGCCGCTGCTCCTGGTGTCGACCAGCTCGTCAACGGCCTTCTCGGCCAGGTCGGAGGTCTGCTGTGA
- a CDS encoding MCE family protein — MMLTPLIRRQLRVFVLLTVVCVGLTTVVYARVPQQMGIGVYDVSADFTDASGLYPRAMVTFRGVKVGTVSALELDGEGARATLQLDSDAEVPSDAVAELHSTSAIGEQYIDLVPGKSTSYLEHGAVIPPARTREMPQISPVLDKLNGLLKSVPTDKTRRVLEQLDEGLGGSGDDLGGVIDSTSEIIAAASAELDSTTSLIATLQPVLATQQAQMGHTQAYADALASFTTELAAHDAEFRDLLASSPQDLRTLRGVVGDIRPTLPKLLKNTTTDARVLNTYLANLEQILVVYPATAARLQSTVNPRAAQGDVQLDLRGNLDAPRHCTEGYLGTGQRRSPADGSVRAVDGTAHCKLAKSAPSSVRGARNLPCPNSSARAALPAGCGLTFGSSARGSSGRPVMADLAALMLGAEGLDGAHGTPLTGTAMTEGDSAWQSLVLGPLGLA, encoded by the coding sequence ATGATGCTCACGCCCCTGATCCGGCGCCAGCTCCGGGTCTTCGTCCTCCTCACGGTCGTCTGTGTCGGCCTGACCACCGTCGTCTACGCCCGCGTGCCACAGCAGATGGGCATCGGCGTCTACGACGTGTCCGCTGACTTCACGGACGCGAGCGGGCTCTATCCCCGCGCGATGGTGACCTTCCGCGGGGTCAAGGTCGGCACGGTGTCCGCGCTCGAGCTCGACGGCGAGGGCGCACGCGCGACGCTCCAGCTCGACTCGGATGCCGAGGTTCCCTCGGACGCCGTTGCCGAGCTGCACAGCACCTCCGCCATCGGTGAGCAGTACATCGACCTGGTCCCGGGCAAGTCCACGTCGTACCTCGAGCACGGTGCGGTCATCCCGCCGGCACGCACCCGCGAGATGCCGCAGATCAGCCCGGTGCTGGACAAGCTCAACGGCCTGCTCAAGTCGGTCCCGACCGACAAGACCCGTCGCGTCCTCGAGCAGCTCGACGAGGGCCTCGGCGGATCGGGCGACGACCTCGGTGGCGTCATCGACAGCACGAGCGAGATCATCGCCGCAGCCAGCGCCGAGCTCGACTCGACCACATCGCTGATCGCCACGCTCCAGCCGGTGCTCGCCACGCAGCAGGCCCAGATGGGCCACACCCAGGCGTACGCCGACGCGCTGGCCAGTTTCACCACGGAGCTCGCCGCGCACGACGCGGAGTTCCGGGACCTGCTGGCGTCCAGCCCTCAGGACCTGCGCACGTTGCGCGGCGTGGTCGGTGACATCCGCCCGACGCTGCCGAAGCTGCTCAAGAACACGACGACCGATGCCCGGGTGCTCAACACGTACCTGGCCAACCTCGAGCAGATCCTCGTGGTCTACCCGGCCACGGCGGCTCGCCTGCAGTCGACGGTCAACCCACGGGCTGCTCAGGGGGACGTGCAGCTCGACCTGCGCGGCAACCTCGATGCTCCGCGCCACTGCACCGAGGGCTATCTCGGCACCGGTCAACGGCGTTCACCCGCGGACGGCTCCGTGCGCGCGGTCGACGGCACGGCGCACTGCAAGCTCGCGAAGAGTGCACCGTCGAGCGTGCGCGGCGCGCGCAACCTGCCCTGCCCCAACTCGTCGGCTCGCGCGGCGCTTCCGGCGGGCTGCGGCCTGACCTTCGGCAGCAGTGCGCGTGGGAGCAGCGGCCGGCCCGTGATGGCCGACCTGGCCGCACTGATGCTCGGGGCCGAGGGCCTCGACGGTGCGCACGGCACACCTCTGACGGGCACCGCAATGACAGAAGGAGACTCCGCATGGCAGTCACTCGTTCTCGGACCGCTGGGGCTGGCATGA
- a CDS encoding MCE family protein: MNLIADRQLRLGVAFLLLLAAVIAGAVLQYRGAFRSTIPVTVQADRAGLTMDKGAPVKFRGVEVGKVRSIEARDGHVEIGLAIDKDSVEDVPAGLTAQLVPPTAFGARYVQLSESAAETGSSSKQIAEGQRIAADHVTVEVDEAFTHLTEVLDAARPSDVNNALTAVAGAVDQRGQRLGGLIDQSDRYLSKLRPSLDALAVDVRRGDDVIAGYDKAMPDLLKTFDNLGKTSDTLVAQQAKLHETTQALSDFSVQTRDLVRVSAAGLKSTLTLIAPVSALLERYSPEIPCLVGGLAGVNELAENAVGGTNPGVTTITRIQPGAEPYRYPDNLPVVGDRRGPGCFGLPWIDAAEARQPSPSFVSGSNPHARPGTTPQQDVATTLFGALAGLVVGR, encoded by the coding sequence ATGAATCTCATTGCTGACCGCCAGCTCCGGCTCGGAGTGGCCTTCCTGCTGCTCCTCGCAGCCGTGATCGCAGGTGCCGTGCTGCAGTACCGCGGAGCCTTCCGCTCCACCATCCCCGTGACCGTCCAGGCGGACCGTGCCGGCCTGACCATGGACAAGGGTGCGCCGGTGAAGTTCCGCGGGGTCGAGGTCGGCAAGGTCCGCTCGATCGAGGCCCGCGACGGCCACGTCGAGATCGGGCTGGCCATCGACAAGGACTCGGTCGAGGACGTCCCCGCCGGGTTGACCGCCCAGCTCGTCCCGCCGACCGCGTTCGGCGCCCGCTACGTGCAGCTGAGCGAGTCTGCCGCTGAGACTGGCTCCTCCTCGAAGCAGATCGCGGAGGGTCAGCGCATCGCCGCCGACCACGTGACCGTCGAGGTCGACGAGGCATTCACCCACCTCACCGAGGTGCTCGACGCCGCCCGCCCGAGCGACGTCAACAACGCCCTCACCGCGGTCGCGGGCGCCGTCGACCAGCGCGGTCAGCGCCTCGGCGGCCTGATCGACCAGTCCGACCGCTACCTCAGCAAGCTGCGCCCGTCGCTGGACGCCCTCGCTGTCGACGTACGCCGCGGCGACGACGTCATCGCCGGCTACGACAAGGCGATGCCGGACCTCCTCAAGACGTTCGACAACCTCGGCAAGACCAGCGACACGCTGGTGGCGCAGCAGGCGAAGCTGCACGAGACCACGCAGGCGCTGAGCGACTTCAGCGTCCAGACCCGAGACCTGGTCCGGGTCTCGGCTGCGGGCCTGAAGTCGACCCTCACCCTGATCGCTCCGGTGTCAGCCCTGCTGGAGCGTTACTCGCCCGAGATCCCGTGCCTCGTCGGGGGCCTGGCCGGAGTGAACGAGCTCGCCGAGAACGCCGTCGGCGGCACCAACCCGGGCGTCACCACGATCACCCGGATCCAGCCGGGGGCCGAGCCCTACCGCTACCCCGACAACCTCCCCGTGGTGGGGGACCGCCGCGGCCCCGGCTGCTTCGGCCTGCCGTGGATCGACGCCGCCGAGGCCCGCCAGCCCAGCCCGTCCTTCGTCTCCGGATCGAACCCGCACGCGCGTCCCGGCACCACGCCGCAGCAGGACGTCGCGACCACGCTCTTCGGTGCCCTCGCCGGTCTGGTGGTGGGGCGATGA
- a CDS encoding MCE family protein: protein MSVRKEQARDLMKLSVFLAFAVFVTVWLAAVTGDMQSGEKTGYRAEFADVSGLQVGDQVRVAGVSVGRVTGIDVQEDSTVMVDFDVDRKLQLDRATSATVRYRNLIGDRLLELDRGASGAQPLAAGGVIALAQTAPAVDLDSLLNGFKPLFAGLNPSQINQLSGQLVEVLQGQTAAIDHLVSSVGSFTSTLGDRSVLITQVVTNLNSVLGEVSSRKDGLGQLVTQLSTLVDGLNKQDTQVLDAAADIDRMARSGADLLARSRNDLTPTLEALRTSARGLNQHAPALQALLTQWPKHYARIQDTASYGAFFNFFLCGIRVQFTNDQGAPVRTPYIGSEAKRCQR, encoded by the coding sequence ATGAGCGTCCGCAAGGAGCAGGCCCGCGACCTGATGAAGCTGTCGGTCTTCCTCGCCTTCGCCGTCTTCGTGACGGTCTGGCTCGCCGCTGTCACCGGCGACATGCAGTCGGGCGAGAAGACCGGCTACCGCGCCGAGTTCGCCGACGTCTCCGGCCTCCAGGTCGGCGACCAGGTCCGTGTCGCCGGTGTCTCGGTGGGCCGCGTCACCGGCATCGACGTGCAGGAGGACAGCACCGTGATGGTCGACTTCGACGTGGACCGGAAGCTCCAGCTGGACCGTGCGACCTCCGCCACCGTCCGCTACCGCAACCTGATCGGAGACCGGCTGCTCGAGCTCGACCGCGGGGCATCCGGTGCCCAGCCGCTGGCTGCAGGCGGGGTGATCGCGCTGGCCCAGACGGCCCCCGCCGTCGACCTCGACTCGCTGCTCAACGGCTTCAAGCCGCTCTTCGCCGGCCTCAACCCGTCGCAGATCAACCAGCTCTCGGGGCAGCTCGTCGAGGTGCTCCAGGGGCAGACCGCAGCCATCGACCACCTGGTCTCCTCGGTCGGTTCCTTCACCTCGACGCTGGGCGACCGTTCGGTGCTGATCACGCAGGTGGTGACCAACCTGAACTCCGTGCTCGGCGAGGTGTCCTCCCGCAAGGACGGCCTCGGCCAGCTGGTCACCCAGCTCAGCACGCTCGTGGACGGCCTGAACAAGCAGGACACCCAGGTCCTCGACGCAGCCGCAGACATCGACCGCATGGCCCGCTCCGGCGCTGACCTGCTGGCCCGCTCGCGCAACGACCTCACGCCCACGCTCGAGGCGCTCCGCACCTCGGCGCGCGGGCTCAACCAGCACGCACCGGCGCTCCAGGCACTGCTCACGCAGTGGCCCAAGCACTACGCACGGATCCAGGACACCGCGTCGTACGGCGCGTTCTTCAACTTCTTCCTGTGTGGCATCCGGGTGCAGTTCACCAACGACCAGGGAGCCCCCGTGCGTACGCCGTACATCGGCAGCGAAGCAAAGAGGTGCCAGCGATGA
- a CDS encoding MCE family protein encodes MKWRAAFSVAGAVILLGAGTGCDLQPNSYTFPGQKAVGDDGYTVTVAFDKVENLVPNSNVQLDNVTIGTVTKIKVDDDWRAQVTLRIADDQRLPIDSRFAIGQKTLLGAQYVEVSTPAAAGKAAGASAARGAAYLEDGAAVPVAQTGTYPSTEHVLGAASLLLNNGGLSQISTITGELSTALSGRVPQTRDLVEQLDQLLTVLDANRGDIVHALEALGRLSKNLRTNQAVIGSAIDRITPGLRALNEERDDLVRAIRDTGRLGVDAGRVIEINQRAILANLDSLRPVLSQVGAASGQLVDALKIGFSIPFPAMTTTDAIRGDYANLFATLDLSATSLAQMWLGGGAAFESGDPVTSPLATPTAPRKTAGATQPTAPAPSSPTAPSTGSSPSPSPTKSPCSLVQILVGC; translated from the coding sequence GTGAAGTGGCGTGCCGCTTTCTCGGTCGCGGGTGCCGTGATCCTGCTCGGGGCGGGCACGGGATGCGACCTGCAGCCCAACTCCTACACGTTCCCCGGCCAGAAGGCGGTCGGCGACGACGGCTACACGGTCACGGTGGCGTTCGACAAGGTCGAGAACCTGGTCCCCAACTCCAACGTCCAGCTCGACAACGTGACCATCGGCACCGTCACGAAGATCAAGGTTGACGACGACTGGCGCGCCCAGGTGACCCTGCGGATAGCGGACGACCAGCGGCTGCCGATCGACTCCCGGTTCGCGATCGGCCAGAAGACCCTCCTCGGTGCCCAGTACGTCGAGGTCTCGACGCCGGCAGCTGCCGGCAAGGCCGCCGGTGCCTCCGCTGCCCGGGGCGCGGCGTACCTCGAGGACGGCGCAGCCGTGCCGGTCGCGCAGACCGGCACCTACCCGTCGACCGAGCACGTGCTCGGTGCGGCGTCGCTGCTGCTCAACAACGGCGGTCTCTCCCAGATCAGCACGATCACGGGGGAGCTCAGCACCGCGCTCAGCGGCCGGGTGCCCCAGACCCGCGACCTGGTCGAGCAGCTCGACCAGCTGCTCACCGTGCTCGATGCCAACCGGGGAGACATCGTGCACGCGCTGGAGGCGCTCGGTCGGCTGTCGAAGAACCTGCGGACCAACCAGGCCGTCATCGGCTCGGCGATCGACCGGATCACGCCCGGCCTCCGTGCCCTCAACGAGGAGCGCGACGACCTGGTGCGGGCGATCCGCGACACCGGTCGGCTCGGCGTCGATGCGGGCCGCGTCATCGAGATCAACCAGCGCGCGATCCTTGCAAACCTGGACTCGCTCCGTCCGGTGCTCTCGCAAGTGGGTGCCGCGTCGGGCCAGCTCGTCGATGCGCTGAAGATCGGCTTCTCGATCCCGTTCCCGGCGATGACGACGACGGACGCGATCCGCGGTGACTACGCCAACCTGTTCGCCACGCTGGACCTCAGCGCGACGTCGCTCGCGCAGATGTGGCTCGGCGGCGGTGCGGCGTTCGAGTCGGGTGACCCGGTCACCTCGCCGCTGGCGACACCCACCGCGCCGCGGAAGACGGCCGGAGCCACGCAGCCGACTGCCCCGGCGCCGTCCTCGCCGACAGCACCCTCAACCGGGAGCTCGCCATCGCCGAGTCCCACGAAGTCGCCCTGTTCCCTCGTGCAGATCCTGGTGGGTTGCTGA
- a CDS encoding nucleotidyl transferase AbiEii/AbiGii toxin family protein, with product MPDRDPYPTAAAVESAIKDAAKRAAKADPSLDTNKRIQLEYFNRFLSRVFSEAGDSEWVLKGGTGMLARIPSTRATRDIDLTRRGSDLHQALADLIRLATVDLGDHFRFEYLDHERSIGTDNQPYTDGLQVRFAIFIGARNKGTLGVDLAVGTEPTGQVTTSVPANALDLPRLVHYDYRLFPVVDQIADKVCATMTDYTHGPSSREKDLVDLVVFATTQNIDGTALQVAISTEASRRKLQLGDRFVRPQAWGRGYAKLSKTVPYCADHPTVDLAGALVSRLIDPVLTGAANGRAWSAEDLAWR from the coding sequence ATGCCTGACCGCGATCCGTATCCGACGGCTGCCGCGGTCGAGTCGGCCATCAAGGACGCGGCGAAGCGAGCCGCGAAGGCCGACCCCTCCCTGGACACAAACAAACGGATCCAGCTCGAGTACTTCAATCGATTCCTGAGTCGAGTGTTCTCAGAAGCCGGAGACTCCGAGTGGGTGCTCAAGGGCGGAACCGGCATGCTTGCCCGGATTCCGTCGACGCGAGCCACTCGTGACATCGATCTGACTCGACGAGGCTCCGATCTCCATCAGGCGCTCGCCGATCTCATCCGACTGGCCACCGTCGACCTCGGCGACCACTTTCGGTTCGAGTACCTCGACCACGAGCGATCGATCGGAACCGACAACCAGCCCTACACCGACGGCCTTCAAGTCCGCTTCGCAATCTTCATAGGCGCGCGGAACAAGGGCACGCTCGGTGTCGACCTCGCGGTAGGCACCGAGCCGACCGGGCAGGTCACGACCTCCGTCCCGGCGAACGCTCTGGATCTTCCTCGACTCGTGCATTACGACTACCGCCTGTTTCCCGTTGTCGACCAGATTGCCGACAAGGTCTGCGCGACGATGACGGACTACACCCACGGACCGTCAAGCCGGGAGAAGGACCTGGTCGACCTCGTCGTTTTCGCGACGACCCAGAACATCGACGGCACGGCGCTCCAGGTCGCGATCAGCACCGAGGCCAGTCGGCGCAAGCTGCAACTCGGGGACCGCTTCGTCCGACCTCAGGCCTGGGGTCGCGGCTACGCGAAACTCAGCAAGACCGTCCCCTACTGCGCGGACCACCCCACCGTCGACCTTGCGGGCGCCCTCGTCAGCCGCTTGATCGATCCCGTGCTCACCGGCGCGGCGAACGGCAGGGCCTGGTCAGCCGAGGATCTGGCCTGGCGTTAG
- a CDS encoding helix-turn-helix domain-containing protein: MSTTKLGLEPLIGVEELAEYLSVPVQTIYDWRMSGRAPRAYKFGKHLRFAAADIAEWLEQRHEDGPHE; the protein is encoded by the coding sequence ATGAGTACGACGAAGCTGGGGCTCGAGCCCCTCATCGGGGTCGAGGAACTCGCTGAGTACCTCAGCGTCCCCGTGCAGACCATCTACGACTGGCGGATGTCCGGCAGGGCGCCGCGGGCCTACAAGTTCGGCAAGCACCTGCGATTCGCGGCCGCCGACATCGCCGAGTGGCTCGAGCAGCGACACGAGGACGGCCCTCATGAGTAG
- a CDS encoding MCE family protein yields MKSAVRGVLGTLLIIAVVISTLTYRNWPLLRNTDTVQVEFAEAGGLKKSDEVVVSGASVGKVSDIRLDGDRVVVTLKLSDHDLRLGDDTRADIITVTLLGRAAVRLEPRGRGDLERGATIPLARTGSPYDVTQALSELTGETQQIDTDQVAAALRQVSTTFADTPRTLGPALTGIKKVSETLAANDRALQDLLANASDVTGVLASRDQEIARILTSGNDLLAELDARQEVITGLLASARSLSHQLTAVAKENGAVLPKTLAEVNQVVDLLNRNKRNLQLTITGLRNYATAFGEAISSGPFFDAYIQNLTSPGTLAPVISGLTP; encoded by the coding sequence ATGAAGAGTGCCGTGCGCGGCGTGCTCGGCACGCTCCTGATCATCGCGGTGGTGATCTCCACGCTGACCTACCGCAACTGGCCGCTCCTGCGGAACACCGACACCGTCCAGGTCGAGTTCGCCGAGGCGGGCGGGCTGAAGAAGAGCGACGAGGTGGTCGTCTCCGGCGCCAGCGTCGGCAAGGTGTCCGACATCCGGCTCGACGGCGACCGGGTCGTGGTGACGCTCAAGCTGTCCGACCACGACCTCCGGCTCGGCGACGACACCCGGGCCGACATCATCACGGTCACCCTGCTCGGCCGGGCCGCGGTGCGGCTCGAGCCGCGCGGTCGTGGTGACCTGGAGCGCGGGGCGACGATCCCGCTGGCCCGCACCGGCTCGCCGTACGACGTGACGCAGGCGCTCAGCGAGCTGACGGGGGAGACCCAGCAGATCGACACCGACCAGGTCGCAGCTGCGCTGCGCCAGGTGTCGACGACGTTTGCGGACACCCCGCGGACCCTCGGCCCGGCGCTGACCGGCATCAAGAAGGTCTCCGAGACCCTCGCCGCCAACGACCGGGCGCTGCAGGACCTGCTGGCCAACGCCAGCGACGTGACCGGCGTCCTGGCGTCGCGGGACCAGGAGATCGCCCGGATCCTCACCTCCGGCAACGACCTGCTCGCCGAGCTCGATGCGCGGCAAGAGGTGATCACGGGCCTGCTGGCCAGCGCCCGATCCCTCTCGCACCAGCTCACCGCTGTCGCGAAGGAGAACGGCGCCGTCCTGCCGAAGACGCTGGCCGAGGTCAACCAGGTCGTCGACCTGCTCAACCGCAACAAGCGGAACCTCCAGCTCACCATCACCGGGCTGCGCAACTACGCGACCGCGTTCGGTGAGGCGATCTCCAGCGGCCCGTTCTTCGACGCCTACATCCAGAACCTCACCTCGCCCGGGACCCTCGCGCCCGTGATCTCAGGACTGACCCCGTGA
- a CDS encoding MlaE family ABC transporter permease → MSTDRPSTMSRMAAAPAHRVRELGKQLSFHLEAFGHFPRTIRHYRGEIVRLLAEVSLGSGALALIGGTVLVIGFLTAASGIEVGLQAYTSFDNIGVGALSGFFSAYFNTREVAPIIAGIALTATVGAGFTAQIGAMRVSEEIDALEVMAVHPVPFLVTTRIIAGLIAVVPLFCIAVIMCWLATRFVVVIGYGQPSGNYQHYFDTFLIPGDLFLAMIKVLVMALVVVSVCCYHGFHASGGPAGVGRAVGAAVRTALIATMFVDLIFGIAIWGGPSVHISG, encoded by the coding sequence ATGAGCACCGACCGCCCATCGACCATGAGCCGCATGGCCGCGGCACCGGCCCACCGGGTCCGCGAGCTCGGCAAGCAGCTCTCCTTCCACCTGGAGGCCTTCGGCCACTTCCCGCGCACGATCCGGCACTACCGCGGAGAGATCGTCCGGCTGCTCGCCGAGGTCAGCCTGGGCTCGGGTGCGCTCGCGCTGATCGGCGGCACCGTCCTGGTCATCGGCTTCCTCACCGCCGCGTCCGGCATCGAGGTCGGCCTGCAGGCCTACACCTCGTTCGACAACATCGGCGTCGGTGCGCTGTCCGGCTTCTTCTCGGCGTACTTCAACACCCGCGAGGTCGCTCCGATCATTGCCGGCATCGCCCTGACAGCCACAGTCGGCGCCGGGTTCACCGCCCAGATCGGCGCCATGCGCGTGAGCGAGGAGATCGACGCCCTCGAGGTCATGGCGGTCCACCCGGTGCCGTTCCTGGTCACCACGCGGATCATCGCCGGCCTGATCGCGGTCGTCCCGCTCTTCTGCATCGCGGTGATCATGTGCTGGCTGGCGACGCGCTTCGTCGTGGTCATCGGCTACGGCCAGCCCTCGGGCAACTACCAGCACTACTTCGACACCTTCCTCATCCCCGGGGACCTGTTCCTGGCGATGATCAAGGTGCTCGTGATGGCGCTCGTCGTCGTCTCCGTCTGCTGCTACCACGGCTTCCACGCCAGCGGCGGACCGGCGGGCGTCGGCCGCGCCGTCGGAGCCGCCGTACGCACGGCCCTCATTGCCACCATGTTCGTCGACCTGATCTTCGGTATCGCCATCTGGGGCGGTCCGTCGGTCCACATCTCGGGGTGA